In Deltaproteobacteria bacterium, the DNA window AGACGATCCGCTACCCCAACGCCGCCAAGGACGAGCTCGGGCGGCTGCGTGTCGGCGGCGCAGTCGGGACGGGACCGGACCGGGAGGCGCGCGCCGAGGCGCTGGTCCGGGCCGGGGTCGACGTGCTGGTGGTGGACACGGCGCATGGCCATTCCGGCGCCGTCATCGACGCCGTGCACGCCATCAAGGGCGCCTTCCCCAAGGTCGACCTGGTGGCCGGCAACGTGGCAACGGCCGACGGCGCCGCGGCGCTGATCAAGGCCGGGGCCGACGCCATCAAGGTCGGCATGGGCCCGGCGTCGATCTGCACGACGCGCGTCATCTCCGGCGTGGGCGTGCCGCAGCTCACGGCCATCCGCGAGGCGGCGGGACCGGCAGCGCGGGCGGGCGTTCCCGTGATCGCCGACGGCGGCATCAAGTTCTCCGGCGACGTCACGAAGGCGATCGCCGCCGGCGCCGACAGCGTCATGATCGGCGGGCTCTTCGCGGGCACCGAGGAGAGCCCGGGCGAGACGATCCTCTACCAGGGCCGGACCTACAAGCTCTATCGCGGCATGGGATCGCTCGAGGCGATGCGCGAGCGCGAGGGAAGCCGCAACCGCTACTTCCAGGACGAGGAGGCGCTCATCGACTTCGGTACGAAGCTCGTGCCCGAGGGCATCGAGGGGCGGGTGCCGTACAAGGGCTCCCTCTCCTTCATCGTGCAGCAGCTCGTCGGGGGGCTGCGTGCGGGCATGGGGTACCTCGGCGCCCGCACGCTGGCGGACCTGCGGCGGGCCATCTTCGTCCGCGTCTCCGCCGCGGGGCTCCGTGAGAACCACGTCCACGACGTCTACATCACGAAGGAATCGCCCAACTACCGTCTCGACTAGGACACGCGCGGGAGCGGGGCGGCGGTGATCCTGATCCTCGACTTCGGCTCGCAGTACACGCAGCTCATCGCCCGCCGCGTGCGCGAGCTGCACGTGTACTGCGAGATCCATCCCTTCGACGTGCCGCTCGACACCGTCCGGCGGCTGGCGCCCGCGGGCATCATCCTCTCGGGCGGCCCGGCGAGCGTCTACGACGACGGGGCGCCCATGCCCGGACCGCCCGTGCTCGATCTCCTGCGCACCGGCACGCCGCCCGTGCTCGGCATCTGCTACGGCATGGGGGTGCTGAACCTCGCCTTCGGCGGCGAGGCGGCGCGGGCGAGCCGAAAGGAGT includes these proteins:
- the guaB gene encoding IMP dehydrogenase: MTAELREGLTFDDVLLVPAASDILPRDTEVTTQLTRAIRLNVPLLSAAMDTVTEARTAIAMAQEGGLGVIHRNLSSAEQALEVEKVKKSESGMIVDPITVRAEQPISEALEIMQRFHISGLPVTREGKLVGILTNRDLRFEKRLDRTVGEVMTRERLVTARPGVTLEEAKEILHRYRIEKLPVVDERDQLRGLITVKDIEKTIRYPNAAKDELGRLRVGGAVGTGPDREARAEALVRAGVDVLVVDTAHGHSGAVIDAVHAIKGAFPKVDLVAGNVATADGAAALIKAGADAIKVGMGPASICTTRVISGVGVPQLTAIREAAGPAARAGVPVIADGGIKFSGDVTKAIAAGADSVMIGGLFAGTEESPGETILYQGRTYKLYRGMGSLEAMREREGSRNRYFQDEEALIDFGTKLVPEGIEGRVPYKGSLSFIVQQLVGGLRAGMGYLGARTLADLRRAIFVRVSAAGLRENHVHDVYITKESPNYRLD